Proteins encoded by one window of Simiduia curdlanivorans:
- the cysE gene encoding serine O-acetyltransferase produces the protein MSPISAAKHRSNDAGQLTDPVWYHIRKQTQSQAIEEPILASFLHATVLNHDSFEGALSFHLANKLDSPMAPAMMVREVITEAMQADPSIAQAARADLNAIDTRDSACCSLAAPFLYFKGFHALQCHRIAHWLWTHQRQSLALFLQNRSSQVFAVDIHPAARIGKGIMLDHATGIVIGETAVVEDNVSIMQSVTLGGTGKASGDRHPKVRQGVLISAGATVLGNIEIGEGAKVGAGSVVLKSVDPHTTVAGVPAVLVGRCLTDQPALDMNHELACQGECPDKN, from the coding sequence ATGAGCCCCATCTCTGCGGCCAAACACAGATCAAATGATGCAGGTCAGCTCACCGACCCCGTCTGGTATCACATTCGCAAGCAGACCCAAAGCCAAGCCATTGAAGAGCCAATTTTGGCCTCTTTTCTGCACGCCACCGTGCTCAATCACGACAGTTTCGAAGGCGCCCTCAGCTTTCATTTAGCCAACAAGTTAGACAGCCCAATGGCACCGGCGATGATGGTGCGCGAAGTCATTACCGAAGCCATGCAAGCCGACCCCAGTATTGCCCAAGCGGCGCGCGCCGACCTAAACGCCATCGACACCCGCGATTCAGCTTGCTGTTCTTTGGCCGCACCCTTTCTCTACTTTAAGGGCTTTCACGCACTTCAGTGCCACCGCATTGCACACTGGCTCTGGACCCATCAACGGCAATCCTTAGCCCTGTTCCTGCAAAACCGGAGTTCTCAAGTCTTTGCCGTAGACATTCACCCAGCCGCACGCATAGGTAAGGGCATCATGCTCGACCACGCCACGGGTATCGTTATCGGCGAAACCGCGGTGGTAGAGGACAACGTGTCAATCATGCAATCGGTGACCTTGGGCGGCACCGGCAAAGCCTCGGGCGACAGGCATCCAAAAGTTCGCCAAGGCGTATTAATCAGTGCCGGGGCAACAGTGCTGGGAAATATTGAGATTGGCGAAGGCGCTAAAGTGGGCGCCGGCAGCGTGGTACTGAAGTCCGTCGATCCGCACACCACCGTCGCCGGCGTTCCCGCTGTGCTGGTTGGGCGCTGCTTAACGGATCAACCAGCGCTCGACATGAACCACGAGCTGGCCTGTCAGGGCGAATGTCCGGACAAAAACTAA
- a CDS encoding DUF6436 domain-containing protein, with translation MPLSPRAKYWLVSFIITLWLSLSAGAFWYYQWRWSEQFSSQEQLALFDGTEFSELLTQASVPGSISVIHLGRDGCFCNRFNEPHRQAIKDKYQPLGVAFGTLTLPPALDLATPAVALISAQGQLAYFGPYSDSLLCSLGDGLVEPLLDQLLLGYLPEVIHTTGVGCFCTKKTEL, from the coding sequence GTGCCGCTGAGCCCGCGCGCCAAATATTGGCTCGTTAGTTTCATCATCACCCTATGGTTGAGCCTATCCGCCGGCGCTTTTTGGTACTACCAATGGCGCTGGAGCGAGCAATTTTCCTCGCAAGAACAGCTTGCACTCTTCGACGGCACCGAGTTTTCCGAACTGCTCACCCAAGCCAGTGTGCCGGGTAGCATTTCGGTCATCCATCTAGGTCGCGACGGCTGCTTTTGCAATCGCTTTAACGAACCTCATCGCCAAGCCATTAAAGACAAATACCAACCACTGGGTGTTGCCTTCGGCACATTAACACTGCCGCCCGCGCTCGACCTTGCCACACCCGCTGTTGCGCTCATTAGCGCACAGGGTCAGCTCGCTTATTTCGGGCCCTACAGCGACAGTCTGCTATGCTCATTGGGAGATGGGCTGGTTGAACCCCTCCTGGATCAACTACTACTCGGTTACTTACCAGAGGTCATTCACACCACGGGTGTTGGTTGCTTCTGCACTAAAAAAACTGAGCTTTAA
- a CDS encoding EAL domain-containing response regulator, whose amino-acid sequence MTPNDTIRLLILNDSRAEAERLISMLNNAGRNTRAQHVDSEEALVKLLQEHTWELAIAEADSENFPPANAVRQIKRLNKDIPVILQTETEGTHAIVDGIRLGAVDVVRMDEDQHLLQVITRELENREHRQSRRKADRKFKEAERRSQQLLDSSRDAVAYVQDGMFLYVNQSFSERFGYEDPDDVLCMPTVDLVAKKDQNQIKQFLKDFTLKGDEAESTDMVFAGISQSGKPVQVKFEVVHAIFDEEPCIQLVARASQVNNAELEAKLTEMKQKDVQTGLYNRPFFMQKLEAAVDKAAEGDAGFTLTYIEADAFFDRVESVHGVSVADTVIKDLSNILAKHCSDKELLARFNDDTFVLLSPGTSSDKLVLRAKRICAEVAEKVFDVNGTTLQLTVTAGLSVISETSKDAESVVDQALQAIEELRKKGKDGNGNDAQLYEPKHDTLEDGQDITKAIQRAVDNNRFKLLFQPIISLRGNENELYEVLLRMVDESGNDIAPAKFIEAAENIGATTKIDRWVILESIKMLSEHRAKGNNTSLVINLSRHSLTDDSLLPWLGVAFKAAKLPSDALLFQVREIDVTNHMNAAKAFCAGLEKLKTSLCISNFGCAMNHFNTLKHVPAQFIKIDGSFTQDVQNSSEDATSLTNMIKELHKLEKVTVVPFVENANVLSTLWQSGVHYIQGHYLQGPTEGMNYDFSMDG is encoded by the coding sequence ATGACCCCCAACGATACGATTCGACTACTGATACTCAATGACAGCCGCGCCGAAGCAGAGCGGCTGATCAGTATGCTCAATAATGCCGGGCGCAATACCCGTGCTCAACATGTCGATAGCGAAGAGGCACTGGTCAAATTATTACAGGAACACACTTGGGAGCTAGCCATTGCCGAGGCCGACTCGGAAAACTTTCCCCCCGCCAACGCCGTGCGCCAAATTAAGCGCCTGAACAAAGATATTCCGGTCATTTTACAAACAGAAACAGAAGGCACCCACGCCATCGTCGACGGCATTCGCCTCGGCGCCGTCGACGTCGTGCGCATGGACGAAGACCAACATCTTTTGCAAGTAATCACCCGAGAACTAGAAAACCGCGAACATCGCCAGTCGCGCCGCAAAGCCGATCGCAAATTTAAAGAAGCTGAGCGACGCAGCCAGCAACTACTCGATAGCTCGCGCGATGCCGTGGCCTATGTCCAAGACGGCATGTTCTTGTACGTCAATCAGAGTTTTTCAGAACGCTTTGGTTACGAAGATCCCGATGACGTGCTGTGTATGCCAACCGTCGATTTGGTTGCGAAAAAAGATCAGAATCAAATCAAGCAATTCCTTAAAGACTTCACCTTAAAAGGTGACGAGGCCGAATCCACCGACATGGTGTTCGCCGGCATTAGCCAATCGGGCAAACCCGTACAAGTTAAGTTCGAGGTCGTGCACGCGATATTCGATGAGGAGCCCTGCATTCAGCTGGTTGCCCGTGCGAGCCAAGTCAACAATGCTGAACTCGAAGCCAAGCTCACGGAGATGAAGCAAAAAGATGTGCAAACAGGTTTGTACAATCGCCCCTTCTTTATGCAGAAGCTCGAGGCCGCCGTCGATAAGGCCGCAGAAGGTGATGCCGGCTTCACCCTGACTTACATCGAAGCTGACGCTTTTTTTGATCGCGTTGAATCGGTGCATGGCGTTAGCGTCGCCGACACAGTCATTAAAGATCTATCTAATATATTGGCTAAACACTGCAGCGATAAAGAATTGCTCGCCCGCTTTAACGACGACACCTTCGTGCTGCTCTCTCCGGGCACCAGCTCAGACAAACTCGTGTTGCGAGCAAAACGCATTTGCGCGGAAGTGGCCGAAAAAGTATTTGATGTCAACGGCACCACACTGCAATTAACCGTTACCGCTGGACTTTCGGTCATTTCCGAAACCAGTAAAGATGCCGAGTCGGTGGTCGATCAAGCATTACAAGCGATCGAAGAGTTGCGCAAGAAAGGCAAAGATGGCAACGGCAACGATGCCCAGCTCTATGAACCGAAACACGACACACTAGAAGACGGCCAAGACATTACCAAAGCCATTCAGCGCGCAGTCGACAACAACCGCTTTAAGTTGCTGTTCCAACCCATAATTAGCTTGCGCGGCAATGAAAATGAATTGTATGAAGTACTGCTGCGCATGGTCGACGAAAGTGGCAATGACATAGCGCCGGCAAAATTTATTGAAGCAGCGGAAAATATCGGCGCCACCACAAAAATTGATCGCTGGGTTATTCTTGAGTCGATAAAGATGTTGTCTGAACACAGAGCCAAGGGCAACAACACCAGCTTGGTCATCAATTTAAGCCGCCACTCGCTCACCGATGACAGCTTACTACCTTGGCTAGGTGTCGCCTTTAAGGCCGCCAAACTACCTTCCGACGCGCTGCTATTCCAAGTTCGCGAAATTGATGTCACCAACCATATGAACGCTGCCAAAGCGTTTTGCGCCGGCTTAGAAAAGCTAAAAACGTCGCTGTGCATTTCCAATTTTGGCTGTGCCATGAACCACTTCAACACGCTAAAACATGTACCGGCTCAATTTATAAAAATCGACGGTAGCTTCACCCAAGACGTGCAAAACAGTAGCGAGGATGCAACCTCGTTAACCAACATGATCAAAGAGTTACACAAACTCGAGAAGGTTACCGTAGTGCCGTTTGTGGAAAACGCCAACGTTTTATCTACCCTGTGGCAGAGCGGCGTTCACTATATTCAAGGTCACTACCTGCAGGGCCCAACAGAAGGCATGAATTACGATTTCAGCATGGACGGCTAA
- a CDS encoding serine/threonine protein kinase, with translation MANIALSNDDDTPIVATNHPYAALTPDAVMDAVESTGLLTDARVFALNSYENRVYQVGIEGGTPIIAKFYRPERWSRDQILEEHSFTQELADAGLSVVPPMIDPLTGSLHRFGDFDFALFKRQGGHAPELENFDHLQAIGRAMGRLHAVGKAKPFSHRPSLSIDSFGHQSVDFLTHNFIPKPLLPAYTSLCKDLLERIESAFQRLPAKSLRLHGDCHPGNILWRDDTPHLVDFDDARTGPAVQDIWMLLSGERQQQLAQLSEIIEGYEIFCDFDPAELGLIESLRCLRIMHYSAWLARRWQDPAFPKTFPWFNTERYWAEHILELREQMSALQEEPLRLF, from the coding sequence TTGGCAAATATCGCTTTATCCAATGACGACGACACACCCATTGTGGCCACCAACCACCCCTACGCGGCGCTAACGCCCGATGCGGTGATGGATGCCGTAGAAAGTACTGGCTTGCTCACCGATGCCCGAGTATTTGCCCTCAACAGCTATGAAAACCGCGTCTACCAAGTGGGTATAGAGGGTGGCACCCCCATCATTGCCAAGTTTTACCGGCCCGAGCGCTGGAGCCGCGACCAAATTTTAGAAGAGCACAGCTTTACTCAAGAATTGGCCGACGCCGGCTTGTCGGTGGTGCCGCCCATGATCGACCCGCTCACCGGTAGCTTGCATCGGTTTGGCGACTTCGATTTTGCCCTGTTCAAGCGCCAAGGTGGCCACGCGCCCGAGCTGGAAAACTTCGACCACCTGCAGGCCATCGGCAGAGCTATGGGGCGCTTGCACGCCGTGGGCAAGGCCAAACCTTTTAGCCACCGCCCGAGCCTAAGCATCGACAGTTTCGGCCACCAAAGCGTCGATTTTCTCACCCATAACTTTATCCCCAAGCCGCTACTGCCGGCTTATACCAGCTTGTGTAAAGACTTGCTCGAGCGGATTGAAAGCGCCTTCCAGCGCCTGCCAGCCAAAAGCCTACGCCTGCACGGCGACTGCCACCCTGGCAATATTTTGTGGCGCGACGACACGCCCCACCTGGTCGACTTCGACGATGCCCGCACTGGCCCCGCGGTGCAAGATATCTGGATGCTGCTCTCGGGCGAGCGCCAACAACAACTGGCCCAACTGTCGGAAATCATCGAAGGCTATGAGATATTTTGCGATTTCGACCCGGCCGAACTCGGCCTCATTGAGAGCCTGCGCTGCCTGCGCATCATGCACTACAGCGCCTGGCTGGCACGGCGCTGGCAAGATCCCGCGTTCCCAAAAACCTTTCCGTGGTTTAATACCGAGCGCTACTGGGCCGAACACATACTAGAATTACGCGAGCAGATGTCGGCGCTGCAAGAGGAACCATTAAGGTTGTTTTGA
- a CDS encoding GNAT family N-acetyltransferase yields the protein MIIEAAKPEDCDALVPLIFSSGPVTFDYVFLNAAEDFLHATLPKTSSSFSYCAHWVARETETRNACASISLYTRAEHDARHNGNIGALLSWGGWRSPLIIVKGLKVEALIPPPPPGTLHIAHLGVAPTMRSQGLGVELIRYAETKARAQNIHSLSLDVSAQNPRAQALYERLGFVVKHTNISKINVLADHHYMEKPLD from the coding sequence ATGATTATTGAAGCGGCTAAGCCAGAAGATTGCGACGCCTTAGTGCCCTTAATTTTTAGCTCCGGGCCAGTGACCTTTGACTATGTATTTCTCAACGCAGCTGAAGACTTCTTGCACGCAACGCTGCCCAAAACCTCGAGCAGCTTCAGCTATTGCGCCCACTGGGTCGCGCGCGAAACGGAAACCCGTAACGCCTGCGCCAGCATCAGTTTATACACCCGCGCCGAGCACGATGCCCGCCACAACGGCAATATAGGCGCCCTGCTCAGTTGGGGCGGCTGGCGCTCGCCGCTGATTATCGTCAAGGGTTTGAAAGTTGAGGCGCTCATTCCGCCACCGCCGCCCGGCACCTTACACATTGCTCACCTCGGCGTAGCGCCCACTATGCGCAGCCAAGGTTTGGGAGTGGAATTAATTCGCTATGCGGAAACCAAGGCGCGGGCGCAAAATATTCACTCGCTGAGTCTGGATGTCTCGGCCCAAAATCCGAGGGCACAGGCGCTCTATGAACGCTTAGGCTTTGTGGTAAAACACACCAATATCAGCAAGATCAATGTGCTAGCCGATCACCACTATATGGAAAAGCCGCTCGACTAA
- a CDS encoding beta-ketoacyl-ACP synthase III encodes MSNPTIVISGSGLWTPPNSISNEELVTAYNGWADQFNAQNATAIEAGEIAAKPHSSAEFIEKASGIKSRYVYAKEGICDINRMTPSIPARADDELSHQAEMALAAAKDALKAANKKPEDIDAVIVSCAYTQRSYPAIAIEVQAALGIQGFGFDMLVACSAATFGLHRAYDSVASGSARAVLVINPELTSPQLNFTDRDSHFIFGDVATAMVIERAETCTSEHSFEILNIKAVTSFSNNIRSNFGYTARAHDTEPFGVDNLFHQEGRKVFKEVCPMAADHISSQLEGLGLTNSDVRRWWLHQANINMNNLIVKKLLGRDASADEAPIVLDRYANTASAGSLIAFNLHHKDLKAGDTGVLCSFGAGYSIGSLVLRKR; translated from the coding sequence ATGAGCAACCCCACCATTGTGATTAGCGGCAGCGGCCTTTGGACGCCCCCAAACAGCATCTCGAACGAGGAGTTAGTAACCGCTTACAACGGCTGGGCAGACCAATTCAACGCCCAGAATGCCACCGCTATCGAGGCCGGCGAGATTGCCGCCAAGCCTCATTCAAGCGCCGAGTTCATCGAAAAAGCCTCGGGTATCAAAAGCCGCTATGTCTACGCCAAAGAAGGCATCTGCGACATTAACCGCATGACACCAAGCATCCCCGCGCGCGCCGATGACGAGTTGAGCCATCAAGCTGAAATGGCCCTAGCGGCGGCGAAAGATGCACTCAAAGCGGCCAACAAAAAGCCTGAAGATATCGACGCCGTGATAGTGTCTTGCGCCTACACCCAGCGCTCTTACCCAGCCATAGCCATCGAAGTGCAAGCGGCGCTGGGCATTCAAGGTTTCGGTTTCGACATGTTAGTGGCCTGCTCTGCCGCCACCTTTGGCTTACATCGCGCCTACGACTCGGTCGCCTCTGGCTCGGCCCGCGCGGTGCTGGTGATCAACCCAGAGCTAACCTCGCCGCAACTCAACTTCACCGACCGCGACAGCCATTTTATTTTCGGCGACGTGGCCACCGCCATGGTGATCGAGCGCGCCGAGACCTGCACCAGCGAACACAGCTTCGAGATACTAAACATTAAAGCCGTGACCAGCTTTTCCAATAACATTCGCTCAAACTTTGGCTATACCGCACGCGCGCACGATACCGAGCCCTTCGGCGTAGACAATCTGTTCCACCAAGAGGGCCGCAAGGTTTTCAAAGAAGTTTGCCCAATGGCCGCCGACCACATCAGCAGTCAGCTGGAGGGCCTTGGCTTAACCAATAGCGATGTGCGCCGCTGGTGGCTGCATCAGGCCAATATCAACATGAATAACCTGATCGTGAAAAAATTGCTCGGCCGCGACGCCAGCGCCGACGAAGCCCCCATCGTGCTCGATCGCTATGCCAACACCGCATCGGCCGGCTCACTGATCGCCTTTAATTTGCACCACAAAGACCTCAAAGCGGGCGACACTGGCGTACTCTGCTCTTTTGGTGCAGGCTACTCCATTGGCAGCTTGGTGCTGCGTAAGCGCTAA
- a CDS encoding ComF family protein has translation MKGRFQPLRWLTQLSHYLPGRCLLCDCPFDDGAALFCSACLDDLPVNDCACYQCALPLATPGYCAACLDQPPSFDKTVAPFRYQAPLATLINRWKHQGDSRPLNTLIDSLRNQLLQEYQQTDWPDLLLPVPLPWRRRLVRGFNQTEQMSKLLSRHLNIPSNHQLLRAKGGEHSQQGLNRKQRLGNLAGRFTLREKVTAEHVALVDDVMTTGATASYLAKLLQDAGVKRVDVWLIARTP, from the coding sequence ATGAAAGGACGCTTCCAACCCCTGCGCTGGCTGACTCAGCTAAGCCATTATTTGCCCGGCCGCTGCCTGCTCTGCGATTGCCCCTTCGACGATGGCGCGGCGCTATTCTGTTCTGCCTGCTTAGACGACCTACCGGTGAATGATTGCGCTTGTTACCAATGCGCACTGCCACTGGCCACTCCCGGCTATTGCGCCGCCTGCCTAGATCAACCGCCAAGTTTCGACAAAACCGTGGCACCCTTTCGCTACCAGGCGCCGCTGGCAACACTCATTAACCGCTGGAAACACCAGGGCGATAGTCGGCCACTGAATACCCTGATCGATAGCCTAAGGAACCAGCTATTGCAGGAATACCAACAGACTGACTGGCCCGATCTTTTGCTGCCCGTGCCCCTGCCATGGCGGCGCCGACTGGTGCGCGGCTTCAATCAAACCGAGCAAATGAGCAAGCTGCTAAGCCGGCACTTAAACATTCCGAGCAATCATCAGCTGTTGCGCGCCAAGGGCGGCGAGCACAGTCAGCAGGGCCTGAATCGCAAGCAGCGGCTAGGCAATTTGGCCGGTCGCTTTACGCTGAGGGAAAAGGTGACAGCCGAGCACGTGGCGCTGGTCGACGACGTCATGACCACCGGCGCAACCGCGTCTTATTTAGCGAAATTACTGCAAGATGCCGGCGTAAAGCGGGTAGATGTCTGGCTGATCGCGCGCACACCTTGA